In the Pseudanabaena sp. BC1403 genome, ACTTGATCAGGAACAGCCATGTCAAGTGCTTGGAATGGAAGATATTCACTCACTTTGTAATAGTTTGTAGACATTATTTATTACTTAGTACCTATAAAAAATCGAACTCTGGACAATATGTCTATGAGTTCGACTCCTTTTATCGAATTACCGAACCCACATCAAAACTCTAAATTACGGTAAAACAAGCTCTTTCACAACCTGATCATCTTTTACAACTCCAAGAGATCTCCCCTTCTGTTTCTCGTCCTGAGCAATGCCATAGAGAGCTAATCCCGTCCTTAAAACCTCAGCCATATTCTTACCTGATTCTTCTGCTAGTTTCTGAAGCAACTCGTATGCCTCAGGACTCAGGTCAAGATTTAGGCGCTTTCTGTTTGTAGCCATAACTGTCTCTCAATGCTCCTTAAGATTTAGTGAAATAAATTCTTGTATGCTGTTCAAATATTTTGGATCTTCATTATACAAATAAAATACATTTTTTGTGTAAAAAACATTCATTTTATTTTACATTTATTTACATCAAAAAAAAACAAGGCGTTGAGTTACCTCAATCACCTTATTAAAAGTTTAAATTGCTTGGCATAGCGATCAAAACGAGAAAACTATATCTACTCAATCCGAAAAGTAACTAAATCATAGGTAGTAAACAAACTAACTGCTTTACCAAACAGATCAAATCTTTCCACAATAGTTCTAATTCCATCATGTTCGAGCGTCATGCGCCCAAACCAAGGCTTGTGCCATTCAAGAACTGTTTGAGAGTACTCTCTGAGAATTATTACATTCCTACATTCGCGCCTAATCGTGCCATAGATGTCTCGGAGGTTTTGCCTACAGACTAAATCAATTGCACTCTGATACTTTTGCGATCCTGAGTTACCAGTAGAGAGAGCAGGATTGGTCAAAAGAGAGTCATTATCAAGTGTCATCATAACTAGCTCCTGCAAGATAAGCTTTATTTGTGCAGATAATATTCAATTTATACATAATATTTATGCATAAGTCAAGCAGTATTTGA is a window encoding:
- a CDS encoding ribbon-helix-helix protein, CopG family — translated: MATNRKRLNLDLSPEAYELLQKLAEESGKNMAEVLRTGLALYGIAQDEKQKGRSLGVVKDDQVVKELVLP